Part of the Fundulus heteroclitus isolate FHET01 chromosome 20, MU-UCD_Fhet_4.1, whole genome shotgun sequence genome, GACGTGTGGAATTTAGGTGGTTCTGGTCGTTGACCTTAACGAGCTTTTAAACCAGATCTTACGTAAAATTATTCAGTTGAGATTAAACGGCTGTATCTTCTGCCAACGAGATTCTGTGGAACGTTTCACTTCCACACGTCAGGTCCGGTACCGTTTATGACTAAACTAGAAGATGTTCTTGATGTTTAATTGAGTCCAGAACCCGCTCAGAACCGCGTAAAGGTGCTGAAATCCCCCCAAAACCCAGAACCGGTCTGAGGAACCGTTCGTCTTTAAATCCCACGAGACGCTTCCTGCTTTCAGATCCGCTTCTGACCCGCAGCAGCtttgttcctgcagcagaaccagtaGCTGCAGAACGTCTCAGCGTCGACCCGGAAGTCCAGAATAACCCGTTTCACGTCCTTATTTGGTCTGCAGGAAGTGGTCCGACTGCCGCTGGAGTTCGTTCGCCAGTTATCCATCAAGATTCAGCACCAGAGACCAGGTGAGATACCGTTCTGTCCTCTCTGGACAGAACCGCTGGCTGCAGGCGGGTTCTGGGTCCAAACGGTACTGACCCAGCAGAACTTCTCTGTTTCAGCCTGGCGCTGCGATAAAGTCATGGACATCTACAGCGGCTGCGCTCTCTGCCTGCCCAACCTCACCACGCCGACCCAGTACCAGCCGACAGCCACGCCGCCCATCTGCATCGAGATCAAGGTAGAAcccacccagaaccagaaccagaaccctgcagcagaaccctgCAGCGGGTCACTCAGCAGCTGCTTGTCCTTCTCTCTGCAGCCTAAATGGGGCTTCCTGCCGTCCTCCAAACACGTCAGCAGGGACATCAAGACCAGAGTGTGTCGCTACTGCATGCACCAGCACTAcaaggtacacacacacacacacacacacacacacacacacacacacacacacagcctgaTGGTCTGACCCGCCCCGCTCTGTTCTAAGATAGGCAGAATGCAAAGCAAAGCACCCTGACCTAAAAACTTTCTGCCtgttttatgacatttttattcaggttcGGAAGAGATCGGCAAGACACAAATAAACGCTGTTTCTATTAGAATAATAGTGCCCATATTTATTAtcccccacagaatacagcaacacaaaacagcaagcacttcacacgcgcaaagtagcaagcacttaaagctTTCATTGCTTTCAGACAAGCGTGATGTTCCACCCCTTACACGACCCACGGTAGAACTTCAACGAATGAGGGCGgttccctcctttttatacccataaacaaagtatcagatgggagcgagagtggccagtTCTCTCTCCCATCTGATctgttcgtcccgtttccaaaacatgtttccaaaacaaaaaccgttcccagcatctcagcagtgtgtgaagcaaaataacattgcaaACTCAGAATACAGCAATATAAGCAAAAAAtaggaatacagaatcagtcttccCACAAACACATTGGTCATAAGGTTCCAGTACACAAGttatagcaataaaaaataacGCATGTTCTTAATTTATGTGAGCAAACTAAACCGGCCggagcatatatgttgctcttagtttaaaactaaccagcttttcccaaaatacattgtcaaagaaaaaaataattctttaatatctcACTGCCTGAcggcagctgctgcagaacaacATGGAGATGTTCTTCCTGTCATCCGGAGAACATCCTCAGACGTTCCTTCATCCTCCTCTGATAGACGCCCTCCACTCCTCCTACATTAAAcatgatggaggaaaaaaactggCTCAATCCacacaaggttaaaaaataaaacaagcaaaccTGATTCCTGCCCAGTTctcacctccatgcatgtgagAACAACATTCCTCCTGTGGGTGAAGCTAACGAAGAGNNNNNNNNNNNNNNNNNNNNNNNNNNNNNNNNNNNNNNNNNNNNNNNNNNNNNNNNNNNNNNNNNNNNNNNNNNNNNNNNNNNNNNNNNNNNNNNNNNNNNNNNNNNNNNNNNNNNNNNNNNNNNNNNNNNNNNNNNNNNNNNNNNNNNNNNNNNNNNNNNNNNNNNNNNNNNNNNNNNNNNNNNNNNNNNNNNNNNNNNNNNNNNNNNNNNNNNNNNNNNNNNNNNNNNNNNNNNNNNNNNNNNNNNNNNNNNNNNNNNNNNNNNNNNNNNNNNNNNNNNNNNNNNNNNNNNNNNNNNNNNNNNNNNNNNNNNNNNNNNNNNNNNNNNNNNNNNNNNNNNNNNNNNNNNNNNNNNNNNNNNNNNNNNNNNNNNNNNNNNNNNNNNNNNNNNNNNNNNNNNNNNNNNNNNNNNNNNNNNNNNNNNNNNNNNNNNNNNNNNNNNNNNNNNNNNNNNNNNNNNNNNNNNNNNNNNNNNNNNNNNNNNNNNNNNNNNNNNNNNCATGTTTGGCACAGAAACGGGCCGAGCGGCGCCGCTCACAGTTCTGCTCGGTTCTGCAGCTTTTAGTAATGGGTTAGAAAGGCCGTCCTCCTCCTGCCTGACTACAAACAAACGTCTGCGGTTCTGTTCGAGTTCCCAGACGGTCCcagccaggaggaggaggagaccagAACCGTGCGACCCGGGaggttctcctggttctggttgaaCGCTGCAGCTGTTAGTGTAACGGACCCGGCTGAGGACCTCTGACGCCGGCTCCCGTCCACAGAGAGGTCCGACGTTTGGGTCCAAATGAAGCCGTGAGAATGTGGTTGACTGGAGCAGAACGGTTGCTGGTTCTACTCCCGTACGGACCTCTCTGGAGCCAGAGCATCTGCAGGGTCAGTGGGGACCGAACAGAACCACCGGGTCACGCGGGCTGGAAGAGCAGCGTGCGGTCCTCCCTCTCTGCCGCCGCGATGAAGTTGGGCAGCAGCGGCAGGGAGCCCATGGGCAAGGCACCGCCCGTCCTCAGGTAGCACGCGACGATCTTCTGGTCCAGGCGCAGCTGGCGGGGGATGCTGTCCAGCGGCTTGGGGTCCAGATCCAGGatggagacggaggaggagaaggCCTGAGGTCTGAAGTCCCTGAGATGCTTCTGAGAGGAGaggctggaggaggaagaggagggttaACGACCAGGAGGAAGGTCGGCTGATGTAAAGTAACGGGTTTCACACCCTCACATTTCTCTCTGGCTCCAGATTCTGAGCTCAGTCCAGTTCTGGAGAACTACAGTCGGCGAATCCGGCaccatcaaggcaatttatccggccctcaggAGCCATAAAGGCagatcatgtcataaagtagagacataaatcattttaaagtttataaaatggctaaaactgagcctcctgtagCTGATGTTgattaactgtgtagtaacagcatcctgccactagatgtcagttttcctacaacacattaaaacaacccagaaatgtccagaaagagaagaagtgatgagtttaaagcactgagctatattatacactggagtgctaatagccgtctgttagaacgagtcgctgtgaagccaccggccgccatattggtactccctatttccccccagtaactagggaatatgtgcgctacagcatcaaataacgaggattttctcatgttcaggggggccttaaaacttttaaaatgtcaaatcatgtgctgaaatatttagcattttattcatttaaatatatatgtttaacatttataaatatataaataatatacaaaaacatatatttacatatatgtacaaatatttatatatacatttaatatgaataaaaaggaaaaatatttcagcacctaatttcctagtagttgatagtgttagtacatccactgactgtagaattacctgtgaaacgttttcactcagccagaaaactgcttgttgttgcaaccaaatcctgtgggattctgtgagagtagggagtagcaagatggcggccagtgacttcagtttttcgcccaaatcagcactccagtgtataatatagctcagtgctttaaagtgtaactcaccacaatatcaacttttttatgcagataaactgtataaactgggacTAAGGAgctacttttatgttaatgtgaactgaaattaaatcaaaagtatcatccaTAAaaggtgcaaccggccctttaaaTGACTTGATGATGCCAAAGCGGCCCAGTGTAGAAATGAGTCTGACAGCGCTGGTCCAGAACACCTGAATCAGATGAGCGGGTCGGTACCGAGCCTCTGATGGGTGAATTCAGGCGTTTTGGAGCGAAGCTGCATCTAGACGCTGCAGGACGGCGGTTCTGGAGGACCGGACCCGGAAGTCTCTGAGTTACAGGAACCCAGAGGACACCCTGGGTTCCTTCATGAAGGAATCAGCTTCACATCACAGAGTCTCTGCTTCTCTTCcaagccagaaccagaacacctGAACAGACTCACCCTTCATCGTCGTCCTCTTCCTCGACGCTGGGAACCAGAGCAGCCATGATGGAGCAGTCCTTGGCCGTCATGGCGATCCGGTACTGATGGACCTGCAGGGGACAGAACTGGAGTGAGAAACATCTAAACACCGTGTGGATTTATCTCTCAGCGTTTTCATGGCGTC contains:
- the LOC118567236 gene encoding inositol-pentakisphosphate 2-kinase-like — encoded protein: MEMDRMDENDWKYHEEGNKSLVVCHVQHCRVLRLLKYPAEDSENPPQTAEQAFRQIQNIVDFTSNVMSRLLGDKFVHSGEVVRLPLEFVRQLSIKIQHQRPAWRCDKVMDIYSGCALCLPNLTTPTQYQPTATPPICIEIKPKWGFLPSSKHVSRDIKTRVCRYCMHQHYKVRKRSARHK